In Polaribacter pacificus, the genomic window ACAACAGTCGGGAATGGTGGTGCGCCAGATAGAGATGGTAATGTTACGCTTGATGCCTGTATAATGAATAAAGACGGTGGTTATGGCGCTGTAGTGTGTATGGAAAACATAGCACATCCAATTTCTGTAGCTAGAAAAGTAATGGAAGAAACGCCGCATGTTTTATTGGCAGGAAAAAGCGCAGAACAATTTGCTGTTGAGCAAGGCTTTAAAAGAGAGAACTTACTTACCGAGAATTCTAAAAAAGCCTGGTTAAAGTGGAAAGAAAAATCAGAATATAAACCCATCATAAATATTGAGAACCACGATACCATAGGGATGTTGGCGATTGATGCAAATGGCGATATTTCTGGTGGTTGTACTACTAGTGGAATGGCTTATAAAATGGCAGGTAGAGTAGGAGATTCAGCCATTATTGGGTCGGGCTTGTTTATCGATAATACCATTGGAGGTGCAACCGCAACCGGAATGGGAGAAGAAGTACTTAAAACAGTTGGGAGTTTTTTAATTGTAGAATTAATGCGCCAAGGAAAAAGTCCACAAGAAGCCTGTGAAGAAGGTGTCAAAAGAATTGTTAAACTCAATCCAAATTACAAAAACTTTCAGGTAGGTTACGTTGCTTTAAACAAGCAAGGAGAATACGGTTGTTATTGTATCCATGGAGGCTTTGGAATCAGTAAATATCAAGAAGGAAAACAAGATTATATAGAATCAGATTTTTATACTAAAAAAGAAGCTTAATGAACACAACTGCAACAAACAAATCCTATAAAAGTGCGTTTATCTTTTTAACCACCTTGTTTTTTTTATGGGGATTTATTACCGTTTTGGTAGATTCATTAATCCCCAGATTAAAAGATGTTTTTGAAATGTCTTATGCAAAAACAGTCTTGGTGCAATTCGCATTTTTTGTGGCCTTTTTTGTGTTTTCACTACCTGCGGGATTCATTTTATCAAAGATTGGTTATAAAAAAGGGATCGTACTTGGTTTGGTAACCATGGCTGTTGGCTGTTTGTTATTTTATCCAGCGGCAGAACACAGACTCTTTTCTGTTTTTTTAGTGGGTTATTTTACCTTGGCTGGTGGGATAACCATCTTACAAGTTGCAGCAAATCCTTTTGTTGCCTTGTTAGGAAGTGAAGAAGGAGCCAGTAGTCGATTAAATTTATCCCAAGCTTTTAATTCTTTAGGAACTACTATTGCGCCAGTTGTAGGAGCCTTGTTTTTATTGAGTGATTCAGTAAAATCATCAGATGAAATAGGCCTGTTAAACGAAGCTCAAAAAAGTGAATATTATCTTTCTGAAGCAGCAACCGTACAAACACCATTTTTAGTAATTGCTGGATTTATTTTATTGTTAGCAGTCGTATTTCTCTTTACCAAATTACCAACATTGATAGAAGAAAGCCCAAAAGGCGGTTATTTTACATTGTTGAAAAACAAAATTATGCTAATGGGTGCTTTGGGAATCTTTGTGTACGTTGGTGCAGAAGTTGCTATTGGTAGTTTTTTAGTCAATTATTTTTACGATTCAGGCTTGGCTCCAATAGTTGCAGAAAATGAGACTATGATGAGCATAGCAAACACGATTGCCAATACCTTTAATCAATCATTTTCTGGCAAAGACCCAAAATCTTTATTGGGGATTTTTGTCATTTTTTATTGGGGAGGAGCAATGATTGGTCGTTTTGTAGGTGCCTATTTAACCAAAATTATGCCCGCTGGTAAAGTGTTGAGTATTTTTGCTATGCTAGCAATAAGCATGATCATCATTTCTATTAATAGTACAGGTTTACTTTCTATGTGGTCTATTTTAGCAGTTGGTTTGTTTAATTCTATAATGTTTCCAACCATTTTTACGCTCAGTTTAGAAGGCTTAGGTGATTTAAAAGCACAGGCCTCTGGTTTGTTGTGTATGGCCATTGTTGGTGGAGCCGTAATACCCTTTTTCTTTGGGAATTTAATTGATGGTTTTGGCTTTAAAACAGCTTTTATTTTAACCATCGTTTGTTATGGTTATATCTTGTTTTATGGACGGTTTAAGACCAAGAGGGTTTAGTTTATAATTTATTAAATAATAAAATTGATATGAAAAAGAAAAGGAGTTTGAATTTTACCTCATTTGTAATTGTATTTTTTACTTCCTTAGGCGTTTTTTCTCAAGAGATAAAAGAAGGAACTTACTGTGTTGAAAGTGGAAACTTAAACCTTAATTATAATTGTTATACTTTTTATAAGAACGGAACCTTTGATTATAAAAGTGGTATGGGAGATGAAGAATACACAATAGGTAAAGGAACCTACCAAGTAAAAGATTCAGAATTAATTGTAGAGTTTAAAAAGATAGCCCCTAAGAGACTAGGATATAGTAAAATTCAGTTTTGGAGGCAAAAAGGAGATTCTGTTTCTGTGGAAGTACAAGTTAGAAACATGGACAACTCGTTTGTGAAAGAGAGTACCCTAATGAACTCGATGGACAGTTCTAAAGTTATATCAATAAAAGAAGGTAAAGCTATATTTAAAATTAAAAATTCAACCAAAGAATCAACAATTAAAATAGGTTTAAAAGGATATGATGGTCAAGAATTTAATATAAAAAATTACTATAATTACAAAGTTGAAGTTTTTTTGAATAAAAAAAGTGGTGTTCCATTTTTTGATAGAAAAATAAATTATCCACTTGTAGAAGTAAAAGATTCGTATTATATAACTATGAGCTCAAATGGGTACAAAGTACTTTGGGAGAAGACGCTTTAATTTTTATAGGTTTTTACTCAAGAATAGTTTAGAGCCAGCTAAGCCTAGTGTTTTTATATCATTAATACAAAGCGAAGCATCAGCGACGATAGATCTTATTAACACATAGAACTTCCATTTATAAGTTTTGGCATCATGTGAAGAATAATGACAACTGCAAATATAAAAAACCCCGAAGCATTGCTTCGGGGTTTTTTATAATAAGATTCTAAAACGTGTTCAGAATAACCCTTTGCGTTTATTTTCTTTTCTTTTGTTGTGCTTGTTGCTCTTGCGCTTGTTTCATAGCATCGTCTAAACGTTGTCTAAACTTTCCTTTTTTCTTTTCAGGACGTTTTTTGTTTTCTTCAATTTGAGCGTGAATTTTCTTTTCATCAATTACGTAGTATTTAATAACTAGCATAATTACGATGGTCAATAAGTTAGAAATAAAATAGTACAAACTCAAACTACTTGCATAGTTGTTAAAGAAAAACAACATCATGATTGGTGATAAGTATATCATCAATTTCATCATTTTCTGCATGTCAGGCATTCCTTCTTGTTGAGGCGCTTGCATATTTGCTTGTTGGCTTTGATTCATTTTCATATAAAAGAAAATAGCGACAGAAGCTAAAATTGGGAATAAACTAATATGGTTTCCATAGAATGACGATACAATTGGAATGTGCATGTCCCAAGTAAAAATTGAATCAAAAGAAGATAAATCATCAGCCCATAAGAAGCCTTTTTGTCTCAATTCTATATTCGACGGGAAAAATCTAAATAAGGCAAAGAAAATTGGCATTTGCAAAAGTGCTGGGATACAACCAGACATCATGCTTACACCGGCTTTTCGTTGAACAGCCATCGTTTCTTGCTGACGTTTCATTGCATTTTCTTTTCCAGGCAATCTTTCATTGATAGCTTGTAGTTCTGGGCGAATTACTTTCATCTTAGCACTAGAGACATAAGATTTATATACCAATGGAGACATTAAAATACGAACGACAATGGTCATTAATATAATAATCAAACCATAATTGGTCATCCAACCACTTAGCAAATCAAAAATTGGAATAAATACAGTTCTGTTGATAAAACCAAAAATACCCCATCCTAAATCAACAATTTCACTAATATTAGTGTCTTTGTAACCTTTTAAGATTGTATAGTCTGTTGGTCCATAATACCAACTCATATTGTAATTTAGTTCACCACCTTGTAGGGCTAAAGGTGTAGAAAGGCCAAATTGTTTGGTAAAGGTTTTGTTGTTTTCATCGGCACTAACCAAATCTTTAGTAGATACTTGCGCTGATGAGAAAGGTGTGTCGGTCAATAAGATAGAAGAGAAAAAATGCTGCTTAAAAGCGGTCCATTTTATGGTTTCTTCTAGTTCTGTAGCATCTCTTTGGTAGTAGTCTACTTCGTCTTCGTTTTCAAAATAGAGCGTGCTGTACATGTTCTCAGTCTTCATGCTCTTTTCATGACGATACCCGTCTAAGTCCCAATCTAGTTTTACAGTATTAGAACCGTTAATTACAGTACTTAATCCTTGAGAACGAACCGTAAAACCTACCATATAATCTCCTGGTTTCATCTCATAACGGTATTCTAAAAACTGAGAGTCACTTACTTTTAATTTTAAAGAAAGTACTTGATTATCTCCATTTTTAGTTAAGCTAGGGATAAATAAAAGATCTTTGGTGTTTAAAATGCGATTATCTGTAGTTCCAAAATTTAAATTAAAGGATGCATTTTTATCTTTAATTAAATAAAGAGGTAAAGAGTCATAGGTTTTAAAGTTTTTAACTTCAGCCTCAATAATTTGCCCCCCTTGGTTGTCTATAACTAATTTTAGAACGCTATTTTCTAAAACTGTAGTTCCTTTTTTTGCGGTTTGTGCTCCGTAAGCAAAAGCACCGAGTTGGTTTTGCAAAGCAAGATTACTTAATGAGTCATTGCTTACTGCAATGGTAGTTGCATTAGGTTCTACTGTATTGTTTTTTGTTGTATCAGTAACAGTTTCTACAGAGGATTCTATAGGAGTTACTTCATCTTGGCTTGAATACATAAACCAAAGCATAATCGCTCCTAATAATAATAAACCGATAAACGAATTTGCGTCAAATTTCTTTTTTTCCATTGAATGTTCTTAAAATGTCAACTTGTCATAAGCCTTTCGATTTTTAAAGAAAAGCCCGACAAATGTAGCAAAACTTGTTTATATGTCCTTTGTTTTGCTTGGGTTAATTACAGATAGCTATAGTGTGCAAACAGTATTCCAATTTACACTAAACTAGTATTCGTAACATTTTTAAATTAAATTTTAGTGTTTAGCGTATGTCAAAGCAGCTTTGATAAAACTCACAAATAAAGGGTGTGGGTTTAATACAGTACTTTTATATTCTGGGTGGTATTGCACACCGACAAACCAAGGATGCGAAGGGATTTCAACAATCTCAACCAAACCTGTCTTAGGGTTGGTTCCAGTTGCTTTCATGCCTGCAGCTTCTATTTGCGCTAAAAATGTATTGTTAAACTCATAGCGATGTCTATGTCTTTCGCTAATAAATTCTGTTCCGTAAGCTTCGTAGGCTTTAGAGTCTTTTTGCAAGGTACAATCCCAAGCTCCCAAACGCATTGTTCCTCCTTTTTGAGTAACATCTTGTTGATCTTCCATCAAGTCGATAACAGGGTATTTGGTGCTTTTGTTCATTTCTGTAGAACTTGCATTTTCTAAATCTAGTACGTTTCTTGCAAATTCAATCACGGCCATTTGCATTCCTAAACAAATTCCGAAAAAAGGAATGTTGTTTTCACGTGCATAACGTACTGCTTTTATTTTTCCTTCAATACCTCTGTCACCAAAACCTGGAGCCACTAAAATACCGTGAAGACCTTTTAATTTTTTCTCTACATTTTTAGGAGTTAAACTCTCCGAATGTATCCAACGAACCTTTACTTTGGTCTCGTTAGAAGATCCTGCATGTATAAACGCTTCTGTAATAGATTTGTAAGAATCGTGTAATTCTACATATTTACCAATTAATCCAATTTCAATTTCAGAGGTTGGGTTTTTGTGTTTTCTTACAAAGTTGTTCCACTCAATAAGTTTAGGAAGCTTTTCTGAGGAAAGTTTTAATTTGTTTAAGACTACTTGATCTAAACCTTCTTCAAACATCAAATTAGGAACATCATAAATGGTCTCTGCATCGATAGATTGAATTACATCTTCTTTTTTAACATTGCAAAACAGGGCTAGCTTTCGCTTAATGTCGTCAGAAATCTCATGTTCGGTTCTACAAACAAGAATGTCTGGACTTACACCACTTTGCATGAGCATTTTTACAGAGTGCTGTGTCGGTTTTGTTTTTAACTCACCCGCTGCAGCCAAATAAGGAACTAAGGTTAAGTGAATAACAATAGCGTTTTCTTCTCCCTTTTCCCATAACAATTGACGTACAGACTCTACGTATGGTAAAGATTCTATATCACCTACTGTACCACCAATTTCTGTAATAACGATATCAAAATCACCTGTTTCACCTAAGAT contains:
- a CDS encoding N(4)-(beta-N-acetylglucosaminyl)-L-asparaginase, encoding MKRRNFIKRASISSLGLVVAPSLTTSCVTDEKGTTAISNKKPVLPVVVATWRFHNATKAAWEVLEKGGESIDAIVAGCRVEEADLKNTTVGNGGAPDRDGNVTLDACIMNKDGGYGAVVCMENIAHPISVARKVMEETPHVLLAGKSAEQFAVEQGFKRENLLTENSKKAWLKWKEKSEYKPIINIENHDTIGMLAIDANGDISGGCTTSGMAYKMAGRVGDSAIIGSGLFIDNTIGGATATGMGEEVLKTVGSFLIVELMRQGKSPQEACEEGVKRIVKLNPNYKNFQVGYVALNKQGEYGCYCIHGGFGISKYQEGKQDYIESDFYTKKEA
- a CDS encoding sugar MFS transporter, with translation MNTTATNKSYKSAFIFLTTLFFLWGFITVLVDSLIPRLKDVFEMSYAKTVLVQFAFFVAFFVFSLPAGFILSKIGYKKGIVLGLVTMAVGCLLFYPAAEHRLFSVFLVGYFTLAGGITILQVAANPFVALLGSEEGASSRLNLSQAFNSLGTTIAPVVGALFLLSDSVKSSDEIGLLNEAQKSEYYLSEAATVQTPFLVIAGFILLLAVVFLFTKLPTLIEESPKGGYFTLLKNKIMLMGALGIFVYVGAEVAIGSFLVNYFYDSGLAPIVAENETMMSIANTIANTFNQSFSGKDPKSLLGIFVIFYWGGAMIGRFVGAYLTKIMPAGKVLSIFAMLAISMIIISINSTGLLSMWSILAVGLFNSIMFPTIFTLSLEGLGDLKAQASGLLCMAIVGGAVIPFFFGNLIDGFGFKTAFILTIVCYGYILFYGRFKTKRV
- the yidC gene encoding membrane protein insertase YidC translates to MEKKKFDANSFIGLLLLGAIMLWFMYSSQDEVTPIESSVETVTDTTKNNTVEPNATTIAVSNDSLSNLALQNQLGAFAYGAQTAKKGTTVLENSVLKLVIDNQGGQIIEAEVKNFKTYDSLPLYLIKDKNASFNLNFGTTDNRILNTKDLLFIPSLTKNGDNQVLSLKLKVSDSQFLEYRYEMKPGDYMVGFTVRSQGLSTVINGSNTVKLDWDLDGYRHEKSMKTENMYSTLYFENEDEVDYYQRDATELEETIKWTAFKQHFFSSILLTDTPFSSAQVSTKDLVSADENNKTFTKQFGLSTPLALQGGELNYNMSWYYGPTDYTILKGYKDTNISEIVDLGWGIFGFINRTVFIPIFDLLSGWMTNYGLIIILMTIVVRILMSPLVYKSYVSSAKMKVIRPELQAINERLPGKENAMKRQQETMAVQRKAGVSMMSGCIPALLQMPIFFALFRFFPSNIELRQKGFLWADDLSSFDSIFTWDMHIPIVSSFYGNHISLFPILASVAIFFYMKMNQSQQANMQAPQQEGMPDMQKMMKLMIYLSPIMMLFFFNNYASSLSLYYFISNLLTIVIMLVIKYYVIDEKKIHAQIEENKKRPEKKKGKFRQRLDDAMKQAQEQQAQQKKRK
- a CDS encoding CTP synthase, whose amino-acid sequence is MKNTKYVFVTGGVTSSLGKGIIAASLAKLLQERGYSVTIQKLDPYINIDPGTLNPYEHGECYVTDDGAETDLDLGHYERFLNIPTSQANNVTTGRIYQSVINKERKGEFLGKTVQVIPHITDEIKHRIQILGETGDFDIVITEIGGTVGDIESLPYVESVRQLLWEKGEENAIVIHLTLVPYLAAAGELKTKPTQHSVKMLMQSGVSPDILVCRTEHEISDDIKRKLALFCNVKKEDVIQSIDAETIYDVPNLMFEEGLDQVVLNKLKLSSEKLPKLIEWNNFVRKHKNPTSEIEIGLIGKYVELHDSYKSITEAFIHAGSSNETKVKVRWIHSESLTPKNVEKKLKGLHGILVAPGFGDRGIEGKIKAVRYARENNIPFFGICLGMQMAVIEFARNVLDLENASSTEMNKSTKYPVIDLMEDQQDVTQKGGTMRLGAWDCTLQKDSKAYEAYGTEFISERHRHRYEFNNTFLAQIEAAGMKATGTNPKTGLVEIVEIPSHPWFVGVQYHPEYKSTVLNPHPLFVSFIKAALTYAKH